The Triticum aestivum cultivar Chinese Spring chromosome 3A, IWGSC CS RefSeq v2.1, whole genome shotgun sequence genome includes a region encoding these proteins:
- the LOC123062030 gene encoding 40S ribosomal protein S24-1, producing MADTKASAAVTLRTRKFMTNRLLSRKQFVLEVIHPGKANVPKAELKDKLAKMYDVKDANCIFVFKFRTHFGGGKSTGFGLIYDNLEAAKKFEPKYRLIRNGLATKVEKSRKQIKERKNRSKKIRGVKKTKADAGKKKK from the exons ATGGCGGAcacgaaggccagcgcggcggtcACCCTCCGCACCCGCAAGTTCATgaccaaccgcctcctctcccggAAGCAATTC GTGCTTGAGGTGATCCACCCCGGCAAGGCCAACGTCCCCAAG GCGGAGCTCAAGGATAAGCTGGCCAAGATGTACGACGTGAAGGACGCCAACTGCATCTTCGTGTTCAAGTTCCGCACGCATTTCGGGGGCGGCAAGTCCACTGGATTCGGTCTCATCTACGACAACCTCGAAGCAGCCAAGAAGTTCGAGCCCAAGTACCGCCTGATCAGG AATGGTCTTGCTACTAAGGTTGAAAAGTCTCGCAAGCAAATTAAGGAGCGTAAGAACAGATCTAAGAAGATCCGTGGTGTCAAGAAG ACCAAGGCTGATGccgggaagaagaagaagtaa
- the LOC123062028 gene encoding hexokinase-9 isoform X2 has product MRKAAALAAAAVVAAAAAIAVRQRLREAKRWARVAAVLSDLQERCAAPAARLLQVSDAMDVEMRAGLASEDGSKLKMLVTYVDSLPSGDEKGLFYALDLGGTNFRVLRVQLGGKEQRVIKQESVGELFDFIAAALAKFVASEGEDYHLPEGTLRQLGFTFSFPVKQTSISSGTLIKWTKGFAIEEMVGKDIVAELNEAIKRQGLVMKVSTLVNDTVGTLAAGRYVDDDTMIAVILGTGTNAAYTENAHAIPKWHAPLPMSGDMVINMEWGNFKSAHLPLTEFDQALDAESLNPGEQNYEKLTSGMYMGEIVRRILLQMAQEAALFGDNIPPKLETPYILKTFHMLVMHHDVSPDLETVGIKLKEIFQIESTSRKTRKLVVDVCEVISTRGARLAAAGIHGILKKLGRATDSPDKRRTVIAVDGGVYKYYTFFSECMERTLSDMLGEDLAPSVVIKPANDGSGLGAALLAASYSQYLQADEDY; this is encoded by the exons ATGCGGAAGGCAGCGGCGTTAGCGGCTGCGGCGGTGGTCGCGGCCGCAGCTGCCATTGCCGTGCGCCAGAGGCTGCGGGAGGCGAAGCGGTGGGCGCGCGTGGCCGCCGTGCTGTCGGACCTGCAGGAGCGGTgcgcggcgccggcggcgcggCTGCTGCAGGTGTCGGACGCGATGGACGTGGAGATGCGCGCGGGGCTCGCCTCCGAGGACGGGAGCAAGCTCAAGATGCTCGTCACCTACGTTGACTCCCTCCCCTCCgg GGATGAGAAAGGGCTATTTTATGCACTTGACCTCGGAGGAACAAACTTCCGTGTTTTACGAGTTCAATTAGGGGGCAAGGAACAGCGAGTTATCAAGCAAGAATCTGTAGGG GAACTATTTGATTTTATCGCCGCTGCTTTAGCAAAGTTTGTTGCCTCTGAGGGTGAAGATTATCATCTTCCGGAGGGCACTCTAAGACAACTCGGTTTTACATTCTCCTTTCCAGTGAAGCAAACTTCGATTTCATCCGGCACACTTATCAAGTGGACAAAGGGTTTTGCAATTGAGGAAATG GTTGGCAAGGATATCGTGGCTGAATTAAACGAGGCTATAAAACGTCAAGGACTTGTTATGAAAGTCTCAACATTG GTGAATGATACCGTTGGGACTCTGGCTGCTGGAAGGTATGTAGATGATGATACTATGATTGCCGTAATACTGGGAACTGGTACTAATGCAGCATACACAGAGAATGCACATGCAATTCCTAAATGGCATGCCCCCCTGCCCATGTCCGGAGATATG GTAATAAACATGGAGTGGGGAAATTTCAAGTCCGCTCATCTTCCACTCACTGAATTTGATCAAGCTTTGGATGCAGAAAGTTTGAATCCTGGAGAACAG AATTACGAGAAGTTGACCTCTGGTATGTATATGGGGGAAATTGTCCGGAGAATCTTGCTACAGATGGCTCAAGAAGCTGCTCTTTTTGGTGATAATATACCTCCAAAACTAGAGACCCCATACATTCTGAA GACATTTCACATGTTGGTGATGCATCATGATGTATCACCTGATCTCGAAACAGTTGGTATCAAACTAAAAGAAATCTTCCAG ATCGAGAGCACCTCAAGAAAAACAAGAAAACTGGTCGTGGATGTTTGCGAGGTCATTAGCACACGTGGTGCACGGCTTGCTGCTGCCGGGATACATGGCATTCTCAAAAAGCTCGGTCGGGCTACTGACAGCCCCGATAAGCGAAGGACAGTAATCGCCGTGGACGGCGGAGTCTACAAGTACTATACTTTCTTCAGCGAGTGCATGGAGAGGACTCTGAGTGATATGCTTGGGGAGGACCTGGCACCCTCGGTTGTGATTAAACCGGCCAATGACGGCTCGGGCCTTGGGGCCGCTCTCTTGGCGGCTTCCTATTCTCAGTACCTCCAGGCTGATGAAGATTATTAG
- the LOC123062029 gene encoding senescence/dehydration-associated protein At4g35985, chloroplastic, with translation MGCCGGGAMSSSSSSRPRGGIREETLLRVPGAAVHLVAGSEGPLELGRGELSVVRIFKDDVAVTTVVRVGRDLGWPLARDEPVVKLDRLHYLFTLPDKDGGLLNYGVSFADAALLPSFDALLKSNSCFSTPSAPSRGSRPPPPASASPDAYWNDFSPKVESYNNVLAKAIGAGTGHLVKGIFMCSEAYASQVQKGANLINPQAAGGASKRFGGTGGADGSSQAGPAKRGGVNKSLKRVRKLSEMTEKMSKTMLDTVISVTGSMAAPLLRSNQGKALLSTVPGEVVIASLDAINKVMDAVEAAERRSLAATSNVVSGAVSKRYGESAGEATGDAFATVGHTVGTAWNIFKIRKAVTPSSSLPGNMVKSAVRNRN, from the exons ATGGGCTgctgcggtgggggcgccatgtcgtcgtcgtcgtcgtcgaggccGAGGGGCGGCATCCGGGAGGAGACGCTGCTGCGCGTCCCGGGCGCGGCGGTGCACCTCGTGGCCGGCTCCGAGGGGCCCCTCGAGCTCGGCCGCGGCGAGCTCTCCGTCGTGAGGATCTTCAAGGACGACGTGGCGGTGACCACCGTGGTGCGCGTCGGCCGCGACCTCGGCTGGCCGCTGGCGAGGGACGAGCCCGTGGTCAAACTCGACCGCCTGCACTACCTCTTCACGCTGCCGGACAAGGACGGCGGGCTGCTCAACTACGGCGTCTCCTTCGCCGACGCCGCGCTGCTGCCGTCCTTCGACGCGCTCCTCAAGTCCAACTCCTGCTTCTCCACGCCTTCCGCGCCGTCGAGGGgctcgaggccgccgccgccggcgtcggcgtCGCCCGACGCGTACTGGAACGACTTCTCGCCCAAGGTGGAGAGCTACAACAACGTGCTCGCCAAGGCCATCGGCGCCGGCACCGGCCACCTCGTCAAAGGCATCTTCATGTGCAGCGAGGCCTACGCCAGCCAG GTTCAAAAGGGAGCCAACCTGATAAACCCTCAAGCAGCCGGCGGCGCGAGCAAACGCTTCGGCGGCACCGGTGGAGCTGACGGGAGCAGCCAGGCAGGTCCGGCGAAGCGTGGAGGAGTCAACAAGAGCCTCAAGAG GGTGAGGAAGCTGTCGGAGATGACGGAGAAGATGAGCAAGACGATGCTGGACACGGTCATCTCGGTGACAGGGTCCATGGCCGCACCGCTGCTCCGTTCCAACCAAGGGAAAGCCCTCCTCTCCACCGTCCCCGGAGAGGTCGTTATCGCCTCTCTCGACGCCATCA ATAAAGTTATGGACGCGGTAGAGGCTGCCGAGAGGaggtcgcttgctgcaacctccaACGTTGTTTCCGGTGCAGTGTCCAAGAG GTATGGAGAGAGCGCAGGGGAGGCGACCGGAGACGCTTTCGCGACGGTCGGCCACACCGTCGGGACGGCGTGGAACATCTTCAAGATACGCAAGGCCGTCACGCCCTCGTCCTCCCTTCCGGGGAACATGGTCAAGAGCGCCGTCAGGAACAGAAACTGA
- the LOC123062028 gene encoding hexokinase-9 isoform X1: MRKAAALAAAAVVAAAAAIAVRQRLREAKRWARVAAVLSDLQERCAAPAARLLQVSDAMDVEMRAGLASEDGSKLKMLVTYVDSLPSGDEKGLFYALDLGGTNFRVLRVQLGGKEQRVIKQESVGVSIPQHLMSRSSHELFDFIAAALAKFVASEGEDYHLPEGTLRQLGFTFSFPVKQTSISSGTLIKWTKGFAIEEMVGKDIVAELNEAIKRQGLVMKVSTLVNDTVGTLAAGRYVDDDTMIAVILGTGTNAAYTENAHAIPKWHAPLPMSGDMVINMEWGNFKSAHLPLTEFDQALDAESLNPGEQNYEKLTSGMYMGEIVRRILLQMAQEAALFGDNIPPKLETPYILKTFHMLVMHHDVSPDLETVGIKLKEIFQIESTSRKTRKLVVDVCEVISTRGARLAAAGIHGILKKLGRATDSPDKRRTVIAVDGGVYKYYTFFSECMERTLSDMLGEDLAPSVVIKPANDGSGLGAALLAASYSQYLQADEDY; the protein is encoded by the exons ATGCGGAAGGCAGCGGCGTTAGCGGCTGCGGCGGTGGTCGCGGCCGCAGCTGCCATTGCCGTGCGCCAGAGGCTGCGGGAGGCGAAGCGGTGGGCGCGCGTGGCCGCCGTGCTGTCGGACCTGCAGGAGCGGTgcgcggcgccggcggcgcggCTGCTGCAGGTGTCGGACGCGATGGACGTGGAGATGCGCGCGGGGCTCGCCTCCGAGGACGGGAGCAAGCTCAAGATGCTCGTCACCTACGTTGACTCCCTCCCCTCCgg GGATGAGAAAGGGCTATTTTATGCACTTGACCTCGGAGGAACAAACTTCCGTGTTTTACGAGTTCAATTAGGGGGCAAGGAACAGCGAGTTATCAAGCAAGAATCTGTAGGGGTATCCATTCCGCAGCATTTAATGTCCAGAAGCTCGCAT GAACTATTTGATTTTATCGCCGCTGCTTTAGCAAAGTTTGTTGCCTCTGAGGGTGAAGATTATCATCTTCCGGAGGGCACTCTAAGACAACTCGGTTTTACATTCTCCTTTCCAGTGAAGCAAACTTCGATTTCATCCGGCACACTTATCAAGTGGACAAAGGGTTTTGCAATTGAGGAAATG GTTGGCAAGGATATCGTGGCTGAATTAAACGAGGCTATAAAACGTCAAGGACTTGTTATGAAAGTCTCAACATTG GTGAATGATACCGTTGGGACTCTGGCTGCTGGAAGGTATGTAGATGATGATACTATGATTGCCGTAATACTGGGAACTGGTACTAATGCAGCATACACAGAGAATGCACATGCAATTCCTAAATGGCATGCCCCCCTGCCCATGTCCGGAGATATG GTAATAAACATGGAGTGGGGAAATTTCAAGTCCGCTCATCTTCCACTCACTGAATTTGATCAAGCTTTGGATGCAGAAAGTTTGAATCCTGGAGAACAG AATTACGAGAAGTTGACCTCTGGTATGTATATGGGGGAAATTGTCCGGAGAATCTTGCTACAGATGGCTCAAGAAGCTGCTCTTTTTGGTGATAATATACCTCCAAAACTAGAGACCCCATACATTCTGAA GACATTTCACATGTTGGTGATGCATCATGATGTATCACCTGATCTCGAAACAGTTGGTATCAAACTAAAAGAAATCTTCCAG ATCGAGAGCACCTCAAGAAAAACAAGAAAACTGGTCGTGGATGTTTGCGAGGTCATTAGCACACGTGGTGCACGGCTTGCTGCTGCCGGGATACATGGCATTCTCAAAAAGCTCGGTCGGGCTACTGACAGCCCCGATAAGCGAAGGACAGTAATCGCCGTGGACGGCGGAGTCTACAAGTACTATACTTTCTTCAGCGAGTGCATGGAGAGGACTCTGAGTGATATGCTTGGGGAGGACCTGGCACCCTCGGTTGTGATTAAACCGGCCAATGACGGCTCGGGCCTTGGGGCCGCTCTCTTGGCGGCTTCCTATTCTCAGTACCTCCAGGCTGATGAAGATTATTAG